One genomic window of Kaistia geumhonensis includes the following:
- the glsA gene encoding glutaminase A, whose translation MNAAPVSTGHLPPPETVAAAVEEAHRRYRDDRAGDTIKIYPALAAMPPDLFGLAIVGVSGRVHAAGDADHPFSLMSVSKPFVFALLSDAIGGQEAREAIGVNATGLPFNALAAIEQGREGRTNPMVNAGAIAATSLVPGGDVEAKWRFIEAGIRRFAGRALERDDEVYHSASLTNTRNKAIGQLLATFGRLGCDPVDAVELYTRQCSLKVTARDLAAMGATLAGGGVQPLTGESVVSPESARHALAVMTTAGLYETSGDWLFDVGLPGKSGISGGIVTVAPGKGALGSFAPRLDGAGNSVKGQAAARHLAEALGLDLFASAPAATESMRGKR comes from the coding sequence ATGAACGCCGCGCCCGTCTCGACCGGCCATCTGCCGCCGCCGGAGACCGTCGCCGCCGCGGTCGAGGAAGCGCATCGCCGCTATCGCGACGACCGCGCCGGCGACACGATCAAGATCTATCCGGCGCTGGCCGCGATGCCGCCCGATCTCTTCGGCCTGGCGATCGTCGGCGTCTCGGGACGGGTTCACGCGGCGGGCGACGCCGATCATCCGTTCTCGCTGATGAGCGTCTCCAAGCCCTTCGTCTTCGCGCTGCTCTCGGACGCCATCGGCGGCCAGGAAGCGCGGGAGGCGATCGGCGTCAACGCGACCGGCCTCCCCTTCAACGCGCTCGCGGCGATCGAGCAGGGGCGCGAGGGGCGGACCAATCCGATGGTGAATGCCGGCGCGATCGCGGCGACGAGCCTCGTCCCCGGCGGCGATGTCGAGGCCAAGTGGCGCTTCATCGAGGCCGGCATCAGGCGTTTCGCCGGCCGTGCGCTGGAGCGCGACGACGAGGTCTACCACTCGGCCAGCCTCACCAACACGCGCAACAAGGCCATCGGCCAGCTGCTCGCGACCTTCGGGCGCCTCGGCTGCGATCCGGTCGACGCGGTCGAGCTCTATACGCGGCAATGCTCGCTGAAGGTGACCGCGCGCGACCTCGCCGCCATGGGCGCCACGCTGGCCGGCGGCGGGGTGCAGCCGCTGACGGGCGAGAGCGTCGTCAGCCCCGAAAGCGCGCGGCATGCGCTGGCCGTGATGACGACGGCCGGGCTCTACGAAACCTCCGGAGACTGGCTGTTCGATGTCGGCCTGCCGGGCAAGAGCGGCATCTCCGGAGGCATCGTCACCGTCGCGCCCGGCAAGGGTGCGCTCGGCAGCTTCGCGCCGCGGCTCGATGGGGCCGGCAACAGCGTCAAGGGCCAGGCCGCGGCCCGCCATCTCGCCGAGGCGCTCGGGCTCGACCTGTTCGCCTCGGCACCGGCGGCGACCGAAAGCATGCGAGGGAAGCGATGA
- the gltS gene encoding sodium/glutamate symporter, producing MTTSILVPGLLTFTIAIVVFFAGSGLNRLVPQLQRWNIPEAVTGGLIAALATLAAYRLFGIELSFTLAARDMLLLYFFTGIGLNAKLADLVAGGRPLVVLLALTLVYLVIQNIIAVGGAGLLGLPEGIAPFVGSASLIGGHGTTIAWAPVINARFGLTNTLEIGIATATLGLVVASLVGGPIASLLIRRHGLSGPAGGETPMVGLPAEAPPGQDEISHVSLLRTILVINVVILVAYALEDVVEATGIKLPMFVVCLLVAIVATNLVPRLAPRLVWPSRSRALALISDLALNVFLAMSLMSMQLWTIGELGPALVVILSAQTIAAVAYIIFVVFPMMGRDYLAAVISSGFTGISLGATPTAIANMTAVTKLHGAAARAFIILPLVSAFFIDIANAFAIGFMAR from the coding sequence ATGACGACGTCGATCCTGGTTCCCGGCCTCCTGACCTTCACCATCGCCATCGTGGTGTTCTTTGCCGGATCCGGCCTCAACCGGCTGGTCCCGCAGTTGCAGCGCTGGAACATTCCCGAGGCGGTGACGGGCGGGCTGATCGCGGCGCTGGCGACGCTCGCCGCCTACCGGCTCTTCGGCATCGAGCTGTCCTTCACCCTCGCCGCGCGCGACATGCTGCTGCTCTATTTCTTCACCGGCATCGGGCTCAACGCCAAGCTCGCCGATCTCGTCGCCGGCGGCCGGCCGCTCGTCGTTCTGCTGGCGCTGACGCTCGTCTATCTCGTGATCCAGAACATCATCGCCGTCGGCGGCGCTGGCCTGCTCGGCCTGCCCGAGGGCATCGCCCCGTTTGTCGGCTCGGCCTCCCTCATCGGCGGTCATGGCACGACGATCGCCTGGGCGCCGGTGATCAACGCCCGTTTCGGACTGACCAACACGCTCGAGATCGGCATTGCCACGGCGACGCTCGGCCTCGTCGTCGCGAGCCTCGTCGGCGGGCCGATCGCCAGCCTGCTGATCCGGCGCCACGGTCTCTCCGGCCCGGCCGGCGGCGAGACGCCGATGGTCGGCCTGCCCGCCGAAGCGCCGCCCGGCCAGGACGAGATCAGCCATGTCAGCCTGCTGCGCACCATCCTCGTCATCAATGTCGTGATCCTCGTCGCCTATGCGCTCGAGGATGTCGTCGAGGCGACCGGTATCAAGCTGCCGATGTTCGTCGTCTGCCTGCTGGTTGCGATCGTCGCCACCAATCTCGTGCCGCGGCTCGCGCCGCGCCTCGTCTGGCCGTCGCGGAGCCGCGCCCTGGCGCTCATCTCCGACCTCGCGCTGAACGTGTTCCTGGCGATGTCGCTCATGAGCATGCAGCTCTGGACGATCGGCGAGCTCGGCCCGGCGCTGGTGGTGATCCTGTCGGCGCAGACCATCGCCGCCGTCGCCTACATCATCTTCGTCGTCTTCCCGATGATGGGCCGCGACTATCTCGCCGCCGTCATCTCCTCGGGATTCACCGGCATCAGCCTCGGCGCCACGCCGACGGCGATCGCTAACATGACGGCCGTCACCAAGCTGCACGGCGCGGCTGCCCGCGCCTTCATCATCCTGCCGCTCGTCTCCGCCTTCTTCATCGACATCGCCAACGCCTTCGCCATCGGCTTCATGGCGCGCTAG
- a CDS encoding translocation/assembly module TamB domain-containing protein: MRAARIIAGILAGLVLLLVVAAVGAFAFIQTETGKRMLADLASSLASRNGLTVTVEGITGFVPSDLGVGRIVVADAEGPFATVDDLSLAWNPLALLSGRIDVSRVAADRVAMDRRPVLPPSEPAAPASSSSIPMLRLVLGDLDIRSVVLGKPVAGLAAELSVKASARLVDPAEGLDLDFAVSRIDAPGTVRGSARYVPGEPSDRLDLDVTASEPAGGLVARLARIEGLPALSLTIKGSAPLDDWQGTLALDAGPSGQLSGTGAVKSADGGRRISLDLGGTVQGLVPATVSPLFAGHTDLIGSAIYDAEGRINIEGLNLSAAGFGVALLGTVDPAAGTAVVTFDVVGGAAEHFATLAPGIGWTGWRLNAHLAGPLRLPAIDATLSAEGLTGRGYGVGKLDLTAKGTPDGDLLGVTIDGTATGLSSDQPSVAAALGTSASFTASASISPIGQTLTAASVKLTPLEFSFVGSAGTDAVKGVIKLPRLDLAAFSSLTNRPLRGSVALGGTIDTGTAFSSIALDIDGTAKDVALGIDRVDGFLSGETRFKGALARASDGTIAVRDFTVAANGLDLTVDGGIAQATADLTARLALADLGRLDPRVKGGAKAELRFTGGLDALGLKGRFDVASAEAMGKPVRDLAVTVDLADLTGRPGGSVTLAGMVADRPARGSARFTTETDSRRIDDLDLSVGSVRVTGAAALANDNIVDGRLVVAAADLTDLAPLILTEIGGRLDATVVLDRAGGAQRAAVKGRAQNVRFAGNRLQSADVDLTVVDPTGTPVLDGRATLAGLDAGAQRIDRATLTAQSRGSATDVSLETAVLGASLTARANIQPAGAATRIRLDQFRLARGPSVVTLSQPATITLQQGGVAIDRLQLATGGGGATIAGRVGSTMDLTADIRNLPLAVAALVAPDLDPRGTLTGNARITGSATAPAGNYDIRVARLSTAELAAKGIGPFDIAARGTLGGGRVTVDATVNAPSVSGLTVRGSAPIAAGQLDLRIAGGIDLGIANTFLADQGSTLRGRATIDMTVRGTSAAPAASGTIRVAGASYTDSVNGLTLTNIQAVLTGSNSSIVVSQLTAATPRGGSVTGSGNIGLDPARGFPADIRLTFNRANILSSDLINLVTSGQLQVEGPVATRPRITGKLDVLRLDINIADKLPGGLDPLQVRHINTGGKSSPSQQGLRAQSKQRAAATSRREAQPPAFAADLDLTIAARNAVFVRGMGIDAEFGGDLTLRGTTANMVTLGGFELRRGRFDLLGRRLDFTEGRVTFEGNTDPALDFTASTTTSDVTASIIVSGRASAPVVTFTSSPALAQDEVLARILFGRSISTLNASQALQVAQAVATFSGGGPGVLDQVRRSLGVDSFDVDTTGQVGIGKRLNDRVYVGARQGPSANSGKVTVDVDVTRNIRLQGAAGGDGSGELGIGAQWDY, from the coding sequence GCCTCGTCCTGCTCCTGGTCGTGGCGGCGGTCGGCGCCTTCGCCTTCATCCAGACCGAGACCGGCAAGCGCATGCTCGCCGACCTCGCGAGCAGCCTCGCCAGCCGCAACGGACTCACGGTGACCGTCGAGGGCATCACCGGCTTCGTCCCGTCCGATCTCGGCGTCGGCCGGATCGTCGTCGCCGATGCCGAGGGCCCCTTCGCGACCGTCGACGACCTTTCGCTCGCCTGGAACCCGCTGGCGCTGCTCTCCGGCCGGATCGATGTCAGCCGCGTGGCGGCGGACCGCGTGGCGATGGATCGCCGGCCGGTGCTGCCGCCGAGCGAGCCGGCGGCGCCCGCCTCTTCGTCGTCGATCCCCATGCTGCGGCTGGTGCTCGGCGATCTCGACATCCGCTCCGTCGTCCTCGGCAAACCGGTGGCCGGTCTCGCGGCGGAACTCTCCGTCAAGGCCTCGGCGCGGCTGGTCGATCCGGCCGAAGGGCTCGATCTCGACTTCGCCGTCAGCCGCATCGATGCCCCCGGAACGGTCAGGGGCAGCGCCCGCTATGTGCCGGGCGAGCCTTCCGATCGCCTCGACCTCGACGTCACCGCCTCCGAGCCGGCCGGCGGGCTCGTCGCGCGCCTCGCCCGCATCGAAGGTCTGCCGGCGCTGTCGCTCACCATCAAGGGCAGCGCGCCGCTCGACGACTGGCAGGGGACGCTGGCGCTCGACGCCGGCCCGTCGGGCCAGCTTTCCGGCACCGGCGCGGTCAAGAGCGCCGACGGCGGCCGCCGCATCTCGCTCGATCTCGGCGGCACCGTGCAGGGTCTGGTCCCTGCGACCGTCAGCCCGCTCTTCGCCGGCCATACCGACCTCATCGGCTCGGCGATCTATGACGCCGAGGGCCGCATCAATATCGAGGGCCTCAACCTTTCGGCGGCCGGCTTCGGCGTCGCCCTGCTTGGCACCGTCGATCCGGCGGCGGGTACGGCGGTCGTAACCTTCGACGTCGTCGGCGGCGCGGCCGAACATTTCGCGACCCTCGCGCCCGGCATCGGCTGGACCGGATGGCGGCTCAATGCACATCTCGCCGGCCCGCTGCGGCTTCCCGCCATCGACGCGACGCTGAGCGCCGAGGGCCTGACCGGCCGCGGCTACGGCGTCGGCAAGCTCGACCTCACCGCCAAGGGAACGCCGGACGGCGACCTTCTCGGCGTCACCATCGACGGCACCGCCACCGGCCTCAGCTCCGATCAGCCGAGCGTCGCCGCCGCGCTCGGCACCAGTGCGAGCTTCACCGCCTCGGCGAGCATCTCGCCGATCGGCCAGACGCTGACCGCGGCCTCGGTCAAGCTGACGCCGCTCGAATTCTCCTTCGTCGGCTCCGCCGGCACGGATGCCGTGAAGGGCGTCATCAAGCTGCCGCGGCTCGATCTCGCCGCCTTCTCCTCCCTCACCAATCGCCCGCTGCGCGGCTCGGTCGCGCTGGGCGGCACGATCGACACCGGAACCGCCTTCTCGTCCATCGCGCTCGACATCGACGGCACGGCGAAGGACGTCGCGCTCGGCATCGATCGCGTCGACGGCTTCCTCTCCGGCGAAACCAGGTTCAAGGGCGCGCTCGCCCGCGCCTCCGACGGCACGATCGCGGTGCGCGACTTCACCGTCGCCGCGAACGGCCTCGACCTGACCGTTGATGGCGGCATCGCGCAGGCGACGGCCGATCTCACCGCCAGGCTGGCGCTGGCCGATCTCGGCCGGCTCGATCCGCGCGTGAAGGGCGGCGCGAAAGCCGAGCTCCGCTTCACCGGCGGCCTCGATGCGCTGGGGCTCAAGGGACGGTTCGACGTCGCCTCGGCCGAGGCGATGGGCAAGCCGGTGCGCGATCTTGCCGTGACGGTCGACCTCGCTGATCTGACGGGACGGCCGGGCGGCAGCGTCACGCTGGCCGGCATGGTGGCGGACCGGCCGGCCAGGGGCAGCGCCCGTTTCACCACCGAGACCGACAGCCGGCGGATCGACGATCTCGACCTCTCGGTCGGCAGCGTCCGCGTCACCGGCGCGGCGGCGCTCGCGAACGACAACATCGTCGATGGCCGTCTCGTCGTGGCGGCTGCCGATCTCACCGATCTCGCGCCGCTCATCCTGACCGAGATCGGCGGCAGGCTCGATGCGACCGTGGTTCTCGATCGCGCGGGCGGGGCACAGCGCGCAGCGGTCAAGGGCCGGGCGCAGAATGTCCGCTTCGCCGGCAACCGGCTCCAGAGCGCCGATGTCGATCTCACGGTCGTCGATCCGACCGGCACGCCGGTGCTCGACGGACGGGCGACGCTTGCCGGGCTCGACGCCGGCGCGCAGCGGATCGACCGCGCGACGCTCACCGCGCAGAGCCGCGGCAGCGCCACCGACGTGTCGCTCGAGACCGCCGTGCTCGGCGCCTCGCTCACCGCCCGCGCCAACATCCAGCCGGCCGGCGCCGCGACGCGAATCCGCCTCGACCAGTTTCGCCTCGCCCGCGGACCCTCGGTCGTGACGCTGTCGCAGCCGGCGACGATCACGCTGCAACAGGGCGGCGTCGCCATCGACCGCCTCCAGCTGGCGACGGGCGGCGGCGGCGCGACCATTGCCGGCCGTGTCGGCAGCACGATGGATCTCACCGCCGACATCCGCAACCTGCCGCTCGCCGTCGCCGCGCTCGTCGCTCCGGACCTCGATCCGCGCGGCACGCTCACCGGCAATGCCCGCATCACCGGCTCCGCGACTGCGCCGGCCGGCAATTACGACATCCGCGTCGCGCGGCTCTCCACGGCTGAACTCGCCGCCAAGGGCATCGGCCCGTTCGACATCGCGGCGCGCGGCACGCTCGGCGGCGGCCGCGTCACGGTGGACGCGACCGTCAACGCCCCGTCCGTCTCGGGCCTAACGGTGCGCGGCTCGGCGCCGATCGCCGCCGGCCAGCTCGATCTCAGGATCGCCGGCGGCATCGACCTCGGCATCGCCAACACCTTCCTCGCCGATCAGGGCTCGACGCTGCGCGGCCGCGCCACGATCGACATGACGGTGCGCGGCACATCGGCGGCGCCCGCCGCCAGCGGTACGATCCGCGTCGCCGGCGCCAGCTACACGGATTCGGTGAACGGGCTGACGCTGACCAATATCCAGGCCGTGCTCACCGGCTCCAATTCCAGCATCGTCGTCAGCCAGCTGACCGCGGCGACGCCGCGCGGTGGCAGCGTGACGGGCAGCGGCAATATCGGGCTCGATCCCGCGCGCGGCTTCCCGGCCGATATCCGCCTCACCTTCAACCGCGCCAACATCCTCTCGAGCGACCTGATCAACCTCGTGACCAGCGGCCAGCTCCAGGTGGAGGGGCCGGTGGCGACGCGACCGCGCATCACCGGCAAGCTCGACGTGCTGCGGCTCGACATCAACATCGCCGACAAGCTGCCGGGCGGGCTCGACCCCTTGCAGGTGCGCCACATCAATACCGGCGGCAAGAGCTCTCCTTCGCAGCAGGGCCTGCGCGCGCAGTCCAAGCAGCGCGCGGCGGCGACGTCGCGCCGCGAGGCGCAGCCGCCGGCCTTCGCTGCCGATCTCGATCTCACCATCGCCGCGCGCAACGCCGTCTTCGTGCGCGGCATGGGCATCGACGCCGAGTTCGGCGGCGACCTGACGCTGCGTGGCACGACGGCCAACATGGTGACGCTCGGCGGCTTCGAGCTGCGCCGCGGCCGCTTCGATCTGCTCGGCCGCCGGCTCGACTTCACGGAAGGCCGTGTCACGTTCGAAGGCAACACCGATCCGGCGCTCGATTTCACCGCCTCGACCACCACCAGCGACGTGACCGCCTCGATCATCGTCTCGGGCCGCGCCTCGGCGCCCGTGGTCACCTTCACCTCGTCGCCGGCTCTGGCCCAGGACGAGGTCCTGGCGCGCATCCTCTTCGGCCGTTCGATCTCGACGCTGAACGCCAGCCAGGCGCTGCAGGTCGCGCAGGCGGTCGCCACATTCTCCGGTGGCGGTCCCGGCGTGCTCGATCAGGTCCGCCGCTCGCTCGGCGTCGATTCCTTCGACGTCGACACGACCGGCCAGGTGGGCATCGGCAAGCGCCTCAACGACCGTGTCTATGTCGGCGCGCGGCAGGGTCCGTCGGCGAATTCCGGCAAGGTGACGGTGGATGTCGACGTGACGCGCAACATCCGCCTTCAGGGCGCCGCGGGCGGCGACGGCTCCGGCGAACTCGGCATCGGCGCCCAGTGGGATTACTGA
- a CDS encoding DUF1993 domain-containing protein — protein sequence MSFSIYDITIPVFRRGFTVLSAVLDKGLAHASAEGVDPATYVEARLAPDMLPLSGQVQRASDTAKACAARLTGLAAPSFPDEETSFEELQARIGRTVDYLASVDPAAFEGGEERQVTLRSRAGETPFVGRDYALQHALPNFFFHVTTAYGILRMKGVPVGKRDYLGF from the coding sequence ATGAGCTTTTCGATCTACGACATCACCATCCCCGTCTTCCGCCGCGGCTTCACCGTGCTGTCGGCAGTCCTCGACAAGGGACTCGCCCATGCGAGCGCGGAAGGCGTGGATCCCGCGACCTATGTCGAGGCGCGGCTTGCCCCCGACATGCTGCCGCTCTCCGGCCAGGTCCAGCGGGCGAGCGACACCGCCAAGGCCTGCGCCGCGCGGCTGACGGGGCTTGCGGCGCCGAGCTTCCCGGACGAGGAGACGAGTTTCGAGGAGTTGCAGGCGCGCATCGGCCGCACCGTCGACTATCTCGCCAGCGTCGATCCGGCGGCCTTCGAGGGTGGCGAGGAACGACAGGTGACGCTGCGCTCGCGCGCCGGCGAAACGCCGTTCGTCGGCCGCGACTATGCGCTTCAGCATGCGCTGCCGAACTTCTTCTTCCATGTCACCACCGCTTACGGGATCCTGCGCATGAAGGGCGTTCCCGTCGGCAAGCGCGACTATCTCGGCTTCTAG
- a CDS encoding response regulator, whose amino-acid sequence MQITPHVLVVDDDLEIRKLLGRYLDQQGLRVTLAADRRELEEKLTTQQIDLVVLDVMLPDGSGLDICRQLRDRRPHIPVILLTALKEDVDRIIGLEIGADDYVGKPFNPRELLARIRAVLRRVSDVAEPPAVDAYKFAGFVASPTSRSVIDPDGQDVVLTGAEFDLLRVFLDRPGRVLSRDQLLDLTQGREADPLDRSIDVLMSRLRRKLGDGGSFQIFKTVRNGGYQLSTRVEAIEAPR is encoded by the coding sequence ATGCAGATCACGCCTCACGTCCTCGTCGTCGATGACGACCTCGAAATCCGCAAGCTGCTCGGCCGCTATCTCGACCAGCAGGGCCTGCGCGTCACGCTGGCCGCGGACCGCCGGGAGCTCGAGGAGAAGCTCACGACGCAGCAGATCGATCTCGTCGTGCTCGACGTGATGCTCCCCGACGGCTCCGGCCTCGACATCTGCCGGCAGCTGCGCGACCGGCGGCCGCATATCCCGGTCATCCTGCTGACGGCGCTGAAGGAGGATGTCGACCGCATCATCGGCCTCGAGATCGGCGCCGACGACTATGTCGGCAAGCCGTTCAATCCGCGCGAACTGCTGGCGCGCATCCGCGCGGTTCTTCGCCGCGTCTCGGACGTCGCCGAGCCCCCGGCCGTCGATGCCTACAAGTTCGCGGGCTTCGTCGCCTCGCCGACCAGCCGCTCGGTGATTGATCCCGACGGGCAGGACGTCGTGCTGACTGGGGCCGAGTTCGACCTCCTGCGCGTCTTCCTCGACCGGCCCGGCCGCGTCCTGTCGCGCGATCAGTTGCTGGACCTGACTCAGGGCCGCGAGGCCGACCCGCTCGACCGCTCGATCGACGTGCTGATGAGCCGGCTGCGGCGCAAGCTCGGCGACGGCGGCTCCTTCCAGATCTTCAAGACGGTGCGCAACGGCGGCTACCAGCTCTCGACGCGCGTGGAAGCGATCGAGGCCCCACGGTGA